The genomic DNA CGTGTCATCGGTTTGTTGTGATCAGTCCGACTGCCTTCCGTAATTCCTTTATCCCAAGCAGCCCCCATCTTGGCATAATAGGCTTCTTGTGCGTTATCACCGACTTCTTTCCCAATGTGGTCGACTTCAATCTTCCGTTCATCAAAGATCCAAACCGTCGGGTCGATCGTGAGTGGGTAGCGGACGTTACCTGTAATCGGAAAAATCATCATTATTCCCCCTAAATGTATGAGTCGTGCAAATCCATTATACCGAAACGTTGAATTGTTGGCGAAAGTAAGGTAAAGTTTAGCTATAACAGGAACGCGTCATTTGATGAGGAGGGATTGGATTGTCAACTGAAATCGGGACAGTTCATCGCCAGCGCGCTCTTGAGCTACTAGAAGCGGATGCCCACAAAATCCGCCGGTTGATCGAGGTCCAGCTTGCGAATTTAACGATGCCACAATGTCCTCTGTATGAGGAAGTATTGGATACACAAATGTTCGGATTGTCACGCCAAATTGATTTTGCCGTTCGTCTCGAACTGATTGATGCGAGTGAAGGAAAACAATTACTCGACTCACTAGAACAGCAATTATCTGATTTACATGATGCGGAGACGTGCTGATTTTCTACTCAAACGTGAAATGCGGCGTTTGGGTATTTTTTTTTAGAACTAGGAATTAGAAAAAGGACGTGTACATAATGCAATCGAAGTTTAAGGAAAAACGTGCGTTTTTTGATTATCGCCTCTTCTTCACGATGCTCATCTTGATGGCAATCAGTACGGTGATGGTTTACAGCGCCAGTGTCTGGAACGGTGGCGATTACGCAAACACCTCATTTTTTGAGAAACAATTGATGTTTGATGTGATGGCGATTGCTGTCTTCTTATTTGTCGCCCATCTGAATCATGAGATTTTCCGAGGACCATTGGTACGGTTGGCTTTATATGTCATCACGTTCGGTATGTTGACGGCAACGCTGTTTGCTACACCGTTGAACGGGGCGCGTGCCTGGTTGAATTTCGGGATTTTCTTGATTCAGCCGATCGAGCTGTGTAAATTTGTTCTCGTCATCGGTCTTGCCAACTATTTTGATCAAAAGCATAAAGGACAGATGAATGGTGTGATTGGAATCGTCCACCACTTCATTCATCGTCAAATCGCACCGGATTCATCCGGCAAGCGGATTTTGCTCAGTTTCACGGACTGGATTTTGATTCCAATGCTCGTGTTACTCGCCCCTTATGCCATGATTATCCGGATGCAACCGGATGATGGCGGGTTATTCATTTTACTTTTGATTACGGCGATGATTTGGTTTGCAGTCGGGTTGCCACCCGGTTACATCGCTGTAGGGTTTGTCGGTGTCGGGTTAGTAGGCGTATATGCCTGGAACAATTTTTCCGCCAACCAGATGGAACGAATCAATGCCATCTTCAATCCCTTCCTGGACGCGGAAGGAAAAGGGTATCAATTGATTAATTCGGTCATCTCGATTGCCCACGGAGGATTTTTTGGAGTTGGTTTAGGAAATAGTTTTCAAAAGTATGGTTATCTGCCGGAACCGGAGACCGACTATATCATGTCGATTATCTCGGAAGAACTCGGATTCGTCGGAGTCCTGATTGTGCTGGGGCTGTTATTCTTTTTAATGTGGCAAGGTGCGCTCATTGCCCGGCAATCGGCTTCAATCTACTCGAGCATGGTGGCATTCGGCATTTCGTCCATCATCTTTATTCAAACCGGTATCAATATCGGAGCGATGTCCGGTCTGTTTCCGGGGACCGGTGTGACGTTACCGTTCATCAGTTACGGCGGGTCTTCGCTTCTCGTCATGAGTACGATGCTTGGTGTCGTGGCAAATATTTCGATGCAAAACAAGCACCGGATAGCGTATCATAAAGAAGTACAGGAAGCACGAAAGATGAGTGCTACGAGTTCATTACCTAAAGGGGGAGCATCAGTTGACTAAAATCAAAAAGATTCTTGTAGCCAACCGCGGAGAAATCGCGATTCGCGTATTCCGTGCGGCAACCGAACTTGGGATTCGGACAGTCGCTATTTATTCACGAGAAGATAAGGGATCGCTTCACCGATATAAAGCAGATGAAGCATACCGAATTGGCGAGGGGAAAAAGCCGATTGAAGCGTATCTTGATATCGAAGGAATCATCGAGACTGCGAAAAAAGCAGAATGTGATGCGATCCATCCCGGGTACGGTTTTTTATCAGAAAATATTGAACTCGCTACACGATGCCGCGAAGAAGGCATTATTTTCATCGGTCCTCGAGAAGAACATCTCTATAGTTTTGGCGATAAAGTCCGTGCGCGGACGACTGCCATCGAAGCCGGATTACCTGTTATCCCGGGTACGGATGGTCCGATTACATCAATTGATGAAGCGTATGCTTTTGCTGAAAAAGCCGGCTATCCATTGATGGTCAAAGCTTCTTTAGGCGGCGGCGGACGCGGTATGCGTGTCGTCCGGACCGAAGAAGAATTACCGGACATGATTGAACGGGCAAAATCGGAAGCCTTAAAAGCATTCGGCTCAGACGAAATCTACGTTGAGAAATTGATTGAACGTCCAAAACATATCGAAGTTCAAATCATTGGAGATGCCCATGGCAACATCGTTCATTTGTTCGAACGTGATTGCTCAGTGCAACGCCGTCACCAAAAAGTCGTCGAAGTTGCTCCGTGTGTCACGTTATCAGATGAGGGACGCCAAAAGATTTGTGATGCAGCTGTCACATTGATGAAGCACGTCGGCTATGAGAATGCTGGAACGGTTGAATTTTTAGTGACACAAGACGAGTCGTTCTATTTCATCGAAGTTAATCCGCGTGTTCAGGTCGAACATACGATTACGGAAATGATTACCGGAATCGATATCGTCCAGACACAAATCCGAGTCGCAGAAGGGGAATCACTACATAGTAAATTAGTGGGTATTCCTGCACAAGAAGAGATTCAAATGTTAGGTTTCGCCATTCAAAGCCGGATTACATCAGAAGATCCGGAAAACGGCTTCTTGCCGGATACGGGCAAAATCAAGGCTTACCGTTCACCAGGTGGTTTTGGCGTTCGTCTCGACGGTGGAAACGCGTATGTCGGAGCTGAGATTTCGCCTTATTACGATTCTTTACTCGTTAAGATTTCGACACATGGCTTAACCTATGATCAAGCCGTTGCGAAAATGAGCCGTAACCTAAGTGAGTTCCGAATTCGAGGAATTAAAACCAATATTCCATTCTTAAGTAATGTGTTGAAACATCATGCGTTCATCAGTGGAGATTACAATACGTCATTTATCGATGATACAAAAGAATTGTTCATCTTCCCGAAACGACAAGACCGTGGAACGAAGTTGCTGACGTATATTGGAGAAGTGTCTGTCAACGGCTTCCCTGGAATCGGAAAGATCGAAAAACCGATTGCCCGGGACGTCCGGATTCCGAAAGACTTGCCTGCTGACTATCAAGCAGGAGCAAAAGCGATTCTTGATGCGGAAGGACCACTTGGTGTCATCAACTGGTTAAAAGCACAAGAGCGTGTTCAATTGACGGATACGACATTCCGGGATGCCCACCAATCCTTACTTGCGACGCGGATGCGGACGAAGGATTTAATCGCCATCGCGGAAGCGGAAGCCAAACTGCTACCGGAACTCTTCTCAGTGGAAGCTTGGGGTGGAGCAACATTTGATGTGGCATACCGGTTCCTGTCAGAAGATCCGTGGGTACGTTTGATGCAGTTGCGCGAAAAGATGCCGAACGTCTTGATTCAGATGTTGTTACGCGGAGCCAATGCGGTTGGTTATAAAAACTATCCGGACAATGTCATTCATGCCTTCGTCAAAGAAGCAGCGCAAGCCGGTGTCGATGTGTTCCGTATTTTCGACAGCTTGAACAATCCGGAATCGATTCAGTTGGCCATCGATGCCGTCTTGCCAACTGGGAAAATCGCAGAAGCGGCAGTTTGTTATACAGGCGACTTGTTCGATGCGAATCGTCCGAAGTATCATCTTCCGTATTACGTCAAACTGGCGAAGCAGCTTGAAGCCAGTGGTGCTCATATCATCGCTATTAAAGACATGGCGGGACTATTAAAACCGGAAGCTGCTTACGCTTTGGTTTCGGCATTAAAAGATGCCGTCGATTTGCCGATTCATCTGCATACGCATGATGCAAGCGGAAACGGAATTTACACATATGCCCGGGCTGTCGATGCCGGTGTCGATATCGTGGATGTCGCAGCTTCAAGCATGGCGGGTCTGACGAGTCAGCCTGCCGGAGGAAGCTTGATTCATGCACTGAGCGGTCATAAACGTCAGCCGCTCGTGTCTGTCCAAAAATTCGAACAAGTATCGGACTATTGGCAGGATGTACGCCACCTCTATCAAGCGTTTGAACTTGATATGTTAGCACCGAATCCGACCGTCTATGATCACGAGATGCCGGGCGGTCAGTATTCAAATCTTCAACAACAAGCCAAAGCTGTCGGACTCGCGGATCGTTGGTCTGAAGTCAAAACGATGTATGCCCGTGTCAACATGCTGTTCGGCGATATCGTTAAAGTTACGCCATCTTCAAAAGTCGTCGGTGATATGGCCTTGTTCATGGTTCAGCATCATTTGACAGAACAAGATGTATTAGAACGTGCCAGCAATCTCGACTTCCCGGATTCTGTCGTCGAATTGATGAAAGGGGAGCTCGGTACGCCACCAGACGGTTTCCCGAAACAAGTTCAAGCGGCAATCCTCAAAGGCGTCGAGCCATTGACGGAGCGTCCTGGGAAAATGATGGAGCCACTCAATTTTGACGCCATCAAGCATGAACTGTTCGAGAAACTGGAACGTCCGGTGACGGAGTTCGATGCCTTAGCGTATGCTTTGTATCCGAAGGTATTCCTGGATTACAGTTCGTACGTCGCACGATATGGTGATATTTCGGTTCTCGATACGAGCACGTTCTTCCACGGCATGCGTCTCGGGGAAACGATTGAGGTTGAAATCGAGCGCGGAAAAACGTTGTACTTGAAGTTGATTCAAATTGGTCAACCAAACGATCATGGTGTCCGTGTCATCTACTACGAGATGAACGGTGTGCCGCGTGAAGTCGAAGTAAAAGATATCAGCATTAAGGAAAGTTCATCGAGCCGTCCGAAAGCCGATCGTTCGAATCCGAAACAGATTGGGGCTTCCATGCCGGGTAGCGTCTTGAAAGTCCTGGTTGAACCTGGAACGCGGGTTCGCAAGGGAGAGCAGTTGCTTGTAACGGAAGCGATGAAAATGGAGACGACGATTCAAGCACCTGAAGACGGTGAGATTAAATCGGTCCATGTCAAAGAAGGCGAAGCCATCGCGAGTCAAGATTTATTGATTGAATTTATTTAACACACAAAACGTAAATAGCATAAACACAGTATGACGAAAACAGGCAAAACGCATGGCGGATTGTCTGTTTTTCGTTCATCGTTATTTTAGGGGGGAACGAATATGAATATCATCTGCTGGATTCGAAGTGATTTTCGGCTCGAGGACAATCGTATGCTGGCACAAGCGGTTGACTATCTAGAAAAGGATGAACAGGCAAACGTCGAGTTCGTTTTTTGGGTGAACCCGGACTATATTGGAGAGTATGACGCGAGGCAACAATATTTCTTCCAGGCACTCGAACATTTCGCAAAAAACTGTAAAACACACGGGATGCCGATCCGATTCATCGAAGGACAGGAAAAAGATTTTCTCGAGGCGACAGATATGGCGGATGTCTTGTTGTTTAACGCTGAATATGTAGAACCGTTTAAGAGTCGTGATGATGGGATCATGAAAAAGCGGGGTGACAAAAAGTCGGAACGTCTGCTTGACCGTCATCTGCTTCATCCACATGCCGTCAAAAAAAATGACGGTTCCTATTATAAAGTGTTCACACCCTATAAAAATGCTTTTTTGAAGAAAGATATCGATAAGCCGTACCCTGTCAATCTGGATCTTCTGAAAGAACGTTATCACACACGACGTCAAAACAATGCATTTATGTTGGATTACTTTAAACAAGCGGCATCGGATGCTGACTTTGGTGTAGGGGAAGAACAGGCGAAGAAACGATTGCAGACATTCATCAAAAATAGTCTGTCTTCTTATGACGAGCAACGGGATCTGCCAGCGGTCGACGGAACAAGTCTGATGTCTCGTTACCTGCGGACCGGTGAAATTGGAATTCGGACAATCTATGAAGCCGTCAATCAGGAGGAAGATTCGAAAGGGAAGCAAACGTATGTGACAGAATTGATTTGGCGGGAGTTTTATTACACGATTTTGATGCATTATCCGGAGTCCAAACGATTACCGGTCAACGAGCAGTATACGAAGATTGAATGGGAAACAGATGAGGCTGGCTTTAAAGCCTGGACAGAAGGGGAAACGGGCTATCCGATTGTCGATGCAGCCATGCGACAGCTCAACACGACGGGGTGGATGCATAACCGTCTGCGCATGATTGTCGCGTCCTTTTTGACAAAGGACTTACTGGTCGATTGGCAAAAAGGGGAGCGGTATTTCCAGCAAAAACTGGTTGATTATGAAGCCGCATCGAATATTGGCGGGTGGCAATGGGCGGCGTCCGTCGGGACGGATGCTGTTCCGTATTTCCGAGTCTTCAATCCGACGACTCAGTCGAAGAAATTTGATAAGGATGGAACCTTTATCCGCCAGTATTTGCCGGAACTCAAGGATTTACCTAAAACGTCGATTCATGAGCCGACGGAACAACAACGACAAGATTACGATTATCCGATGCCGATTGTCGACCACGACATGGCCCGAAAACGAGCGATTGCCCGTTTCAAATAAAACGTGTAAAAAAATAGGGAGGAGGATTAAAATCCTCTCCCTGTTTTTTAGTTGAAAGTCGAATCAGCGTAACCGGGAATCGTCTTTTCGCGTCCGGAACGCATGGTAAGCGAGGTAAGAGATGACTCCGAAATAGCAAGTGATCAAGAACGCGTGCAATAACGGGACGTACGTGGCATGTCCACCAAGAACGATCCAGGCACCGGTTGCGACCTGACAAGAGATGAAGAAGGTTGCGAACAACATACCGGTACGCGAGGTCCGGTGTTTCAGGCGAATCGCCATGTAGTGAACGAACAGCGTATAGAAGAACAACAGACCGGCCAAAATCCGGTGAATCATTTGAACCCACGCTTCGAACGTCATCGTTGGTTGCGAACAGACCGGCCAGCCGACGCATGCATACGTCGCACCGACATGGCGGACGAACGCTCCGGTGTAAACGACAATTAACGTATAGATCAATAAGCCGTACAACAGTTTACGCAAGAACGCTGGGACCGATTCCCTGAATTCTTGACCGGGACGCTCCATAATCAAGATCGTCAAGATAAGTAAGGAAGCAAAAGAAATCAATGAGATTCCGAAATGTAATGCCATGACGAGATCTGACTGTTGCCAGACGACGGCACCTGCACCGACGATTGATTGAATCAACATGAAAATGAAGGCCAGGAAAGCGAAAATCTTGATATCCAGGCGATCTTTGAAAGCGACAAGTGTCCAAAGGCACAAGGCGATGATCAATAAACCGACGACTCCTGTTACTGCGCGGTGACTATACTCAATCATCGTTTCGACACTTGGATTAGTTGGAATCAATTCTCCATGACAGAGCGGCCAATCGGTCCCGCATCCGTTTCCGGAATCTGTTTTCGTGACGGTTCCTCCCATGAGAAGAACAATCATCATCGTGAATGTGACAAATGCTGAAAAAATCGAAAGTTTTCGATTCAAAACGCAGCCACCACCTTTCTAGGGAAATACATGATACTTGAAATACCTAGCAATAGTATCGCATAAAAAATATCGAAACGCTTGCAATCTTTTAGAAGAACGCTATTCTAATATTAGGTAAATATGGTGAACTGTGAGGTTAATCACATAGATTTCACATTTTGTTCATTATGTCGAAAGTATTTTCATACGTCATGACCTTGAATATGTGGTATCTTTTATAGAGAAAAGGACGTTTCGTGGCGTGTCTGTGTTATTTCTGTGAAGAAAATACGTGAATCCTACGTACAGAAAGAACGCAGACGGTTAGAAGGAGGAAACAACATGGCGAAAGTAAACGGGGAGACCCTGGACATCATGATCGAGCAATCGGATCAGCCGACGTTCAAGGACTATGTCACCCTAGCAAAGATGGGAATCGTTCGTGCGAATCTCATCACCGTCTTCGCAGGTTATGTCGTAGCAGCATCATACTTAACGGATGATGTTCTACTGTATTTGTGGCAGACGAAGTTGACATTATTGTGGACGCTTCTCGGAAGTGGACTGGTCATTGCCGGTAGTTGTTACCTCAATAACTATATCGACCGTGACATTGATTACAAGATGGAACGGACGATGGGAAGACCGAGTGTAACCGGTAAGATGGATGGGCAACGGATATTGGCATTAGGACTTGGGATACTGGCTACCGGTACCGTTCTCTTGCTGATCGTTAACCATGTTGCGGCAGTTTTCGGATTGATTGGTTCGTTTGTCTACGTCGTCATCTATACGATGTGGTTAAAGCGGACACACACGATCAATACAGTCGTAGGTGGTATTTCCGGAGCAGTGCCACCGATCATTGGATTTGCGGCAGTCACTCCAACACTTCATATCGATGCATGGATTTTGTTTCTCATCATGTTCGTATGGCAACCGCCTCACTTCCTTGCGCTCGCCATGAGACGGACGGAAGAGTACCGGGCTGCCGGTATTCCAATGTTACCTGTCGTGAATGGTTTTGCAATCACGAAACGACAAATTGTATGGTGGATTGCAGTGTTACTTCCATCATCACTCCTCCTCGCGCACTACGGCATCATTTATATGCTTGTCATGGCTGTGCTTGGCGGATACTGGCTCTACATGGGACTGAAAGGTCTCAAAATCAAGGAAGAACAAGCTGAGATTAAGTGGGCTTCGAAGATGTTTTTCTTCTCGCTCTTTTACTTCACGGCTTGGATCGTGACGGTCGTACTCGTTTCTCTCTAAAACGATTTGACATATTCACGGACACCATTTAAGAAAGAAAAAAATTGGGGAAAAGAAAGTGGGGATGGTTGTGAAAAAATCAGGAAAAATGCTCTTCCGGCTTCTTCCGATCGGTTTGATGGCATTATTGTTATCAGGTTGTGGAATCCCGGAATTGTCCGCACTACAGCCTCGCGGGGAAGGCGCACAAATGCAACTTGAAATCATTAAGCTTAGCTTATGGGTCATGTTGTTTGTCCTTGCGATTGTAGCAGTCATCTATATTTACGTACTTATGAAATTCCGTCGTAAAGCTGGAGACAACACTGTTCCGAAACAAGTGGAAGGAAATCACACACTTGAAATCATTTGGACAGTCATTCCGATTCTCTTGTTAGTCGTTCTTGCCGTACCAACCATCAAAACGACGGTTGAATTAGCAGATGCGAAAGAAGCGAAGAAAAATGAAGTCATCAACGTTACAGCAAACCTGTACTGGTGGGAGTTCGAATACCCAGACAAAGGTGTTTCGACAGGACAAGAACTTGTTATTCCAGTCGGAAAACGCGTTGCTGTCAACTTAACTTCAAAAGACGTCATTCACTCATTCTGGGTACCAGCTCTTTCAGGTAAAACAGATACAAACCCAGGTCTTGATAATGAAATGTGGTTACAAGCACAAGAAGCCGGTACGTACTATGGTAAATGTGCAGAGTTATGTGGACCATCGCATGCTTTGATGGACTTCAAGGTCATCGCGCTTGAGCAAGATGATTACGATGCATGGCTTAAAGACATGAAATCAGCTAAAGAAGCAGAAACAAAACAGTTGGATGCAAAAAACAAAAAGAACTGGACGACAGGCGAGCAAGTTTACGCACAAAACTGTCTCAGCTGTCACGGTGGCGGGAAAGTCGCGCCGAGCTTAACAAACTTTGGTGATCGTCAGCGTATCGCTGGATACCTCGATCATGATAAAGAAAATCTCGAAAAATGGATTCGCAATCCACAAAAAGAAAAACAAGGAACAAAAATGCCTGGTTTCTCTGAAGATAAGATTAGCGATGAAGAGTTAAGCGAACTTGCAGACTACCTATTGGACAAGAAGCTCCAATAATATTTAAGGGGGAATCATAGTGGGGACACATACTATGGGTATGCCGAAGAAAAAAACCGGCATCATGGACTGGCTAACGACAGTCGACCATAAAAAAATCGGGGTTCTCTATATCATCTCTGGATTGTTTTTCCTTCTAGTTGGTGGCGTAGAAGCCTTAATGATTCGTTTTCAATTGATTAAACCGATGAATGATTTCGTCAGCGGTGAATTATTTAACCAGTTGATTACGATGCACGGTACGACCATGATCTTCCTGGCAGCCATGCCGATGTTGATCGGCTATATGAACGCTGCTGTTCCGCTTCAAATCGGAGCACGTGACGTTGCGTTTCCGTTTTTAAACGCACTTGGTTTTTGGTTGTTCTTCTTCGGGGGAGTTTTGTTGAACCTGTCATGGTTCTTCGGCGCAGCTCCGAACGCAGGGTGGACAGCATATGCTCCGCTTTCAACTGTTCCAGAATCTCTCGGTGTTGATTTCTACTCACTCGGATTACAGATTTCTGGTTTCGGTACACTCATGGGGGGGATTAACTTCCTCGTTACGATTTTAAACATGCGTGCACCAGGTATGAAACTGATGCGGATGCCATTGTTCACATGGACAGCATTCGTTGCATCAGCATTGATCGTTTTCGCATTCCCGCCACTTACGGTCGGATTGTTCCTTTTGACGTTTGAACGTCTCTTCGGGGCACATTTCTTCGATCCGGCAGCCGGTGGTAACATCGTCATTTGGGAACACCTTTTCTGGATTTTTGGTCACCCGGAAGTATACATCTTGATTTTACCGGCTTTCGGTATTTTCTCTGAAATCATTCCTACATTTGCCCGTAAACGTCTCTTCGGTTATACGACGATGGTCTTTGCGACAATGTTGATCGGTTTCTTAGGATTCATGGTTTGGGTCCACCATATGTTCACAGTCGGACTTGGTCCGGTTGCGAATGCGATCTTCGCGGTTGCGACAATGGCGATTGCCGTTCCGACCGGGGTTAAGATCTTCAACTGGCTCTTTACGCTATGGGGCGGTAAATTGACGTTCCCAGTTGCGATGTTGTATTCAGTTGCGTTCATTCCATCGTTCCTCGTGGGTGGTATGACAGGGGTCATGCTTTCTGTTGCTCCTGCCGATTATCAGTACCATGA from Exiguobacterium sibiricum 7-3 includes the following:
- the cyoE gene encoding heme o synthase, translated to MAKVNGETLDIMIEQSDQPTFKDYVTLAKMGIVRANLITVFAGYVVAASYLTDDVLLYLWQTKLTLLWTLLGSGLVIAGSCYLNNYIDRDIDYKMERTMGRPSVTGKMDGQRILALGLGILATGTVLLLIVNHVAAVFGLIGSFVYVVIYTMWLKRTHTINTVVGGISGAVPPIIGFAAVTPTLHIDAWILFLIMFVWQPPHFLALAMRRTEEYRAAGIPMLPVVNGFAITKRQIVWWIAVLLPSSLLLAHYGIIYMLVMAVLGGYWLYMGLKGLKIKEEQAEIKWASKMFFFSLFYFTAWIVTVVLVSL
- the ctaD gene encoding cytochrome c oxidase subunit I translates to MGMPKKKTGIMDWLTTVDHKKIGVLYIISGLFFLLVGGVEALMIRFQLIKPMNDFVSGELFNQLITMHGTTMIFLAAMPMLIGYMNAAVPLQIGARDVAFPFLNALGFWLFFFGGVLLNLSWFFGAAPNAGWTAYAPLSTVPESLGVDFYSLGLQISGFGTLMGGINFLVTILNMRAPGMKLMRMPLFTWTAFVASALIVFAFPPLTVGLFLLTFERLFGAHFFDPAAGGNIVIWEHLFWIFGHPEVYILILPAFGIFSEIIPTFARKRLFGYTTMVFATMLIGFLGFMVWVHHMFTVGLGPVANAIFAVATMAIAVPTGVKIFNWLFTLWGGKLTFPVAMLYSVAFIPSFLVGGMTGVMLSVAPADYQYHDSYFVVAHFHYVIVGGVVFGLFAGLYYWFPLMFGKQLNEFWGKIQFWLFFIGFHLTFFPQHILGLTGMPRRVFTYLPNQGWETMNLLSSIGAAFMGVSTIVLVVSIVAALMSKEYVKRDVWGDGRTLEWTLPVPTPEYNFAQIPLVKGLDTYWLEKMAGNKTVSVSEEVGDIHMPNNSILPFVMSVGLFLAGLGFILRLDYGTVGLIIALIGLAMTLFAMFLRSWIDDEGYYIPKAEIEKDLRLEAEKEAK
- a CDS encoding YlaN family protein is translated as MSTEIGTVHRQRALELLEADAHKIRRLIEVQLANLTMPQCPLYEEVLDTQMFGLSRQIDFAVRLELIDASEGKQLLDSLEQQLSDLHDAETC
- a CDS encoding cryptochrome/photolyase family protein; this encodes MNIICWIRSDFRLEDNRMLAQAVDYLEKDEQANVEFVFWVNPDYIGEYDARQQYFFQALEHFAKNCKTHGMPIRFIEGQEKDFLEATDMADVLLFNAEYVEPFKSRDDGIMKKRGDKKSERLLDRHLLHPHAVKKNDGSYYKVFTPYKNAFLKKDIDKPYPVNLDLLKERYHTRRQNNAFMLDYFKQAASDADFGVGEEQAKKRLQTFIKNSLSSYDEQRDLPAVDGTSLMSRYLRTGEIGIRTIYEAVNQEEDSKGKQTYVTELIWREFYYTILMHYPESKRLPVNEQYTKIEWETDEAGFKAWTEGETGYPIVDAAMRQLNTTGWMHNRLRMIVASFLTKDLLVDWQKGERYFQQKLVDYEAASNIGGWQWAASVGTDAVPYFRVFNPTTQSKKFDKDGTFIRQYLPELKDLPKTSIHEPTEQQRQDYDYPMPIVDHDMARKRAIARFK
- the coxB gene encoding cytochrome c oxidase subunit II — protein: MVVKKSGKMLFRLLPIGLMALLLSGCGIPELSALQPRGEGAQMQLEIIKLSLWVMLFVLAIVAVIYIYVLMKFRRKAGDNTVPKQVEGNHTLEIIWTVIPILLLVVLAVPTIKTTVELADAKEAKKNEVINVTANLYWWEFEYPDKGVSTGQELVIPVGKRVAVNLTSKDVIHSFWVPALSGKTDTNPGLDNEMWLQAQEAGTYYGKCAELCGPSHALMDFKVIALEQDDYDAWLKDMKSAKEAETKQLDAKNKKNWTTGEQVYAQNCLSCHGGGKVAPSLTNFGDRQRIAGYLDHDKENLEKWIRNPQKEKQGTKMPGFSEDKISDEELSELADYLLDKKLQ
- a CDS encoding FtsW/RodA/SpoVE family cell cycle protein; translation: MQSKFKEKRAFFDYRLFFTMLILMAISTVMVYSASVWNGGDYANTSFFEKQLMFDVMAIAVFLFVAHLNHEIFRGPLVRLALYVITFGMLTATLFATPLNGARAWLNFGIFLIQPIELCKFVLVIGLANYFDQKHKGQMNGVIGIVHHFIHRQIAPDSSGKRILLSFTDWILIPMLVLLAPYAMIIRMQPDDGGLFILLLITAMIWFAVGLPPGYIAVGFVGVGLVGVYAWNNFSANQMERINAIFNPFLDAEGKGYQLINSVISIAHGGFFGVGLGNSFQKYGYLPEPETDYIMSIISEELGFVGVLIVLGLLFFLMWQGALIARQSASIYSSMVAFGISSIIFIQTGINIGAMSGLFPGTGVTLPFISYGGSSLLVMSTMLGVVANISMQNKHRIAYHKEVQEARKMSATSSLPKGGASVD
- a CDS encoding COX15/CtaA family protein, whose translation is MNRKLSIFSAFVTFTMMIVLLMGGTVTKTDSGNGCGTDWPLCHGELIPTNPSVETMIEYSHRAVTGVVGLLIIALCLWTLVAFKDRLDIKIFAFLAFIFMLIQSIVGAGAVVWQQSDLVMALHFGISLISFASLLILTILIMERPGQEFRESVPAFLRKLLYGLLIYTLIVVYTGAFVRHVGATYACVGWPVCSQPTMTFEAWVQMIHRILAGLLFFYTLFVHYMAIRLKHRTSRTGMLFATFFISCQVATGAWIVLGGHATYVPLLHAFLITCYFGVISYLAYHAFRTRKDDSRLR
- a CDS encoding pyruvate carboxylase produces the protein MTKIKKILVANRGEIAIRVFRAATELGIRTVAIYSREDKGSLHRYKADEAYRIGEGKKPIEAYLDIEGIIETAKKAECDAIHPGYGFLSENIELATRCREEGIIFIGPREEHLYSFGDKVRARTTAIEAGLPVIPGTDGPITSIDEAYAFAEKAGYPLMVKASLGGGGRGMRVVRTEEELPDMIERAKSEALKAFGSDEIYVEKLIERPKHIEVQIIGDAHGNIVHLFERDCSVQRRHQKVVEVAPCVTLSDEGRQKICDAAVTLMKHVGYENAGTVEFLVTQDESFYFIEVNPRVQVEHTITEMITGIDIVQTQIRVAEGESLHSKLVGIPAQEEIQMLGFAIQSRITSEDPENGFLPDTGKIKAYRSPGGFGVRLDGGNAYVGAEISPYYDSLLVKISTHGLTYDQAVAKMSRNLSEFRIRGIKTNIPFLSNVLKHHAFISGDYNTSFIDDTKELFIFPKRQDRGTKLLTYIGEVSVNGFPGIGKIEKPIARDVRIPKDLPADYQAGAKAILDAEGPLGVINWLKAQERVQLTDTTFRDAHQSLLATRMRTKDLIAIAEAEAKLLPELFSVEAWGGATFDVAYRFLSEDPWVRLMQLREKMPNVLIQMLLRGANAVGYKNYPDNVIHAFVKEAAQAGVDVFRIFDSLNNPESIQLAIDAVLPTGKIAEAAVCYTGDLFDANRPKYHLPYYVKLAKQLEASGAHIIAIKDMAGLLKPEAAYALVSALKDAVDLPIHLHTHDASGNGIYTYARAVDAGVDIVDVAASSMAGLTSQPAGGSLIHALSGHKRQPLVSVQKFEQVSDYWQDVRHLYQAFELDMLAPNPTVYDHEMPGGQYSNLQQQAKAVGLADRWSEVKTMYARVNMLFGDIVKVTPSSKVVGDMALFMVQHHLTEQDVLERASNLDFPDSVVELMKGELGTPPDGFPKQVQAAILKGVEPLTERPGKMMEPLNFDAIKHELFEKLERPVTEFDALAYALYPKVFLDYSSYVARYGDISVLDTSTFFHGMRLGETIEVEIERGKTLYLKLIQIGQPNDHGVRVIYYEMNGVPREVEVKDISIKESSSSRPKADRSNPKQIGASMPGSVLKVLVEPGTRVRKGEQLLVTEAMKMETTIQAPEDGEIKSVHVKEGEAIASQDLLIEFI